Proteins from a single region of Mustela erminea isolate mMusErm1 chromosome X, mMusErm1.Pri, whole genome shotgun sequence:
- the LOC116582877 gene encoding zinc finger X-linked protein ZXDB, with product MESPRLLPAGGTRQSGGARSPAGASRFHGGPDPRAGQVPARRLLLLRGPQDGGPGRRHEEARTASRGPGPSLLAPRLDHAGGGDSDDFFLVLLDPAGGDVETTGAGQAAGPVWREEAEPVPQLQQGESGANPAGRRALGPGCQSAVPAPSPAENPIPAPGLGPAAAFTGTVTIHNQNLLLRFENGVLTLATPPPPAWEPGVAPAPHPGGLMAPQAGVPHAAQASDCPELPPDLLLAEPAEPAPAPAPEEEAKGRAAAESPPRRPLGPGPGVVLYLCPEAQCGQTFAKKHQLKVHLLTHSSSQGQRPFKCPLGGCGWTFTTSYKLKRHLQSHDKLRPFGCPAEGCGKSFTTVYNLKAHMKGHEQENSFKCEVCEESFPTQAKLSAHQRSHFEPERPYQCAFSGCKKTFITVSALFSHNRAHFREQELFSCSFPGCSKQYDKACRLKIHLRSHTGERPFLCDFDGCGWNFTSMSKLLRHKRKHEDDRRFMCPVEGCGKSFTRAEHLKGHSITHLGTKPFVCPVEGCCARFSARSSLYIHSKKHLQDVDTWKSRCPVSTCNKLFTSKHSMKTHMAKRHNLGQDLLAQLEAANSLTPSSELTSQGQSDLSDAELVSLFSDVPGSSSAAVLDTALVNSGILTIDVASVSSTLAGSLPANNNNSLGQAVDPRALMATSDLPQSLDTSLFFGTTASGFQQSPLDMDDVPSLSVGPLASLGSLAMKNSSQEPQALTPSSKLTVDTDALTPSSTLCENSVSELLPPTKAEWNVHPDSDFFGQEEETQFGFSNAAGNHGSQKETDLITVTGSSFLV from the coding sequence ATGGAAAGCCCGAGGCTGCTCCCGGCTGGTGGGACACGACAGAGCGGCGGTGCTCGCAGCCCCGCGGGCGCCAGCCGGTTCCACGGCGGCCCTGACCCGCGGGCTGGCCAGGTCCCCGCGCGCCGCCTCCTGCTGCTCCGGGGCCCCCAAGATGGCGGGCCCGGGAGGCGGCACGAGGAGGCCCGCACGGCCTCACGGGGCCCGGGCCCGAGCCTGTTGGCCCCGAGGTTGGACCACGCTGGCGGCGGCGACAGCGATGACTTCTTCCTGGTGCTGCTGGACCCGGCGGGTGGCGACGTGGAGACCACGGGCGCCGGCCAGGCCGCAGGGCCTGTATGGAGGGAGGAGGCCGAGCCGGTCCCACAGCTCCAGCAGGGTGAGAGTGGCGCGAATCCCGCGGGCCGCCGGGCGCTAGGCCCTGGCTGCCAGTCCGCAGTCCCCGCCCCATCCCCGGCTGAGAACCCGATCCCCGCCCCAGGCCTGGGACCCGCCGCGGCCTTCACGGGCACGGTCACCATCCACAACCAAAACCTGCTGTTGCGCTTCGAGAACGGTGTCCTCACCCTGGCCACGCCCCCGCCGccagcctgggagcctggggtcgcgcctgcccctcaccctgggGGTCTGATGGCTCCGCAAGCCGGGGTCCCGCACGCCGCCCAGGCCAGCGACTGCCCAGAGCTGCCGCCCGACCTCCTGCTGGCTGAGCCGGCTGAACCGGCGCCGGCCCCAGCGCCTGAGGAGGAGGCAAAGGGCCGGGCCGCAGCCGAAAGTCCCCCCCGCAGGCCGCTGGGCCCAGGCCCGGGCGTGGTGCTGTACCTGTGTCCCGAGGCTCAGTGCGGACAAACCTTCGCCAAGAAGCACCAGCTGAAGGTGCACCTGCTGACTCACAGCAGCAGCCAGGGCCAGCGGCCCTTCAAGTGCCCCCTGGGCGGCTGTGGCTGGACTTTCACCACCTCCTACAAGCTCAAGAGGCACCTGCAGTCGCACGACAAACTGCGGCCCTTTGGCTGCCCTGCAGAGGGCTGTGGCAAGAGCTTCACCACGGTTTATAACCTCAAGGCACACATGAAGGGGCATGAGCAGGAGAACTCGTTCAAATGCGAGGTGTGCGAGGAGAGCTTCCCCACTCAGGCCAAACTCAGCGCCCACCAGCGCAGCCATTTCGAGCCCGAGAGGCCATACCAGTGCGCGTTTTCTGGCTGCAAGAAGACGTTTATCACAGTGAGTGCCCTGTTTTCCCATAACCGTGCCCATTTCAGGGAACAGGAacttttttcctgctcttttcctGGTTGCAGCAAACAGTACGACAAGGCTTGTCGCCTGAAAATTCACCTGCGGAGCCACACCGGTGAGAGACCTTTCCTTTGTGACTTTGACGGCTGTGGCTGGAACTTCACCAGCATGTCCAAGCTCTTAAGGCACAAAAGGAAGCACGAGGATGACCGGAGGTTCATGTGCCCTGTGGAAGGCTGTGGGAAATCTTTCACAAGGGCTGAGCATCTGAAAGGCCACAGCATAACCCACCTGGGCACAAAGCCATTTGTGTGCCCTGTGGAAGGCTGCTGTGCCAGGTTCTCTGCTCGCAGTAGTCTTTACATTCACTCCAAGAAACACTTGCAGGACGTGGACACTTGGAAAAGCCGCTGCCCAGTCTCTACTTGTAATAAACTCTTCACATCCAAGCACAGCATGAAGACCCACATGGCCAAAAGGCACAACCTTGGCCAGGATCTCTTAGCTCAGCTAGAAGCTGCAAATTCTCTTACCCCCAGCAGTGAACTTACCAGCCAGGGACAGAGTGATCTCAGTGATGCAGAGCTAGTGTCTCTCTTCTCTGATGTGCCTGGCAGTAGTTCGGCTGCAGTGCTGGACACAGCATTGGTGAACTCTGGAATCTTAACTATTGATGTGGCTTCTGTGAGTTCAACTCTGGCAGGAAGCCTCcctgctaataataataattccttggGGCAGGCTGTGGACCCTCGGGCCTTGATGGCCACCAGTGACCTTCCTCAAAGTCTGGATACCTCTCTGTTTTTTGGAACGACAGCCTCTGGCTTTCAGCAGAGTCCCTTAGATATGGATGATGTTCCAAGTCTAAGTGTGGGGCCATTGGCATCTCTGGGCTCTTTGGCTATGAAAAACTCGAGTCAAGAGCCCCAAGCTTTGACCCCCAGCAGTAAGCTAACAGTGGACACAGATGCTCTGACTCCTTCAAGCACCCTTTGTGAAAACAGTGTCTCAGAACTACTGCCGCCAACCAAAGCAGAATGGAATGTACATCCTGACTCCGACTTCtttgggcaggaggaggaaaccCAGTTTGGCTTCTCCAATGCAGCAGGAAACCATGGTTCTCAGAAAGAAACAGATCTTATCACAGTGACTGGCAGCTCATTTTTGGTATGA